From Chloroflexota bacterium, one genomic window encodes:
- a CDS encoding cupin domain-containing protein translates to MEYTKISEIKEFSAERFLKKVPLTTEKIVFNAFNFRPRQILPLHKHPTTDELFYVIEGTGEVTIGNEQRTIGPTSVIYGPADVWHGIVNAGEDDMVVISVQAPKPVEMVYAENSTVICPVCKQEVILKVDTKEGDLITCPRCQARLKLSRVDGKWTAVQA, encoded by the coding sequence ATGGAATACACGAAGATCAGCGAGATCAAGGAGTTTTCGGCCGAGAGATTCTTGAAGAAGGTGCCCCTGACTACAGAGAAGATCGTCTTTAACGCCTTTAACTTCAGGCCCCGCCAGATCCTCCCCTTGCACAAGCATCCTACTACCGACGAACTATTCTACGTGATCGAAGGTACAGGTGAGGTCACCATCGGGAATGAGCAGCGGACGATTGGTCCAACCTCGGTGATCTACGGCCCGGCTGATGTTTGGCACGGCATCGTGAACGCCGGTGAGGACGATATGGTGGTCATCTCTGTCCAGGCACCCAAGCCAGTAGAGATGGTCTACGCTGAGAACAGCACCGTGATCTGCCCTGTCTGCAAGCAGGAGGTCATCCTCAAGGTAGATACCAAGGAAGGCGACTTGATCACCTGTCCGCGTTGTCAGGCAAGGTTGAAACTGAGCAGGGTTGACGGAAAGTGGACGGCAGTGCAGGCTTAG
- a CDS encoding manganese catalase family protein, whose product MAITSSPQEIITLLNEDITREHETIVQYLQHAYAIGEGAIACAIEEIAREEMWHLEWLSERVVGLGGDPTLERGGITIEKQATAMLRDDIAQEEKAIAQYRRHIEAIGDEGTKKMLERILADEESHRDQFESMVKELEAAEGAAIEQTASPATQPIIGPLNADIRDEYTAILQYLHQSFIAADPETSNELEHRAIEEMKHLGWLSERVAELGGEPHIERGEIDRSVAIPEMLRANIRAEQQAQAQYSRHIEEIADPEVKSLLSRINLQEAYHEYQFKEMLEEAEKSETPAPAAPSPTGLTVGSLLGREQE is encoded by the coding sequence ATGGCCATAACATCAAGCCCTCAAGAGATCATCACCCTCTTAAATGAGGACATCACGCGGGAGCACGAGACCATAGTTCAATATCTTCAACACGCTTACGCCATCGGTGAAGGTGCTATCGCCTGTGCAATTGAGGAGATCGCGCGGGAGGAAATGTGGCACCTGGAGTGGCTTTCTGAAAGGGTCGTGGGTCTCGGTGGTGATCCTACCCTGGAGCGGGGGGGAATAACAATAGAGAAGCAGGCCACGGCCATGCTGCGAGACGACATCGCTCAGGAGGAAAAGGCCATCGCTCAATATCGGCGTCATATAGAAGCCATCGGCGATGAGGGAACCAAAAAGATGCTAGAGCGCATCCTCGCCGATGAGGAATCACACCGTGACCAATTTGAGTCCATGGTCAAGGAACTGGAGGCGGCCGAAGGTGCCGCTATTGAACAAACAGCCTCGCCGGCGACGCAGCCTATCATAGGACCGCTCAACGCTGATATCAGAGACGAATATACGGCCATCCTCCAGTATCTGCACCAATCCTTCATCGCTGCGGATCCTGAGACGAGCAACGAACTGGAGCACAGGGCAATAGAGGAGATGAAACATCTGGGTTGGCTATCTGAGAGGGTGGCTGAATTGGGTGGTGAGCCACACATCGAACGAGGAGAGATCGATCGCTCCGTTGCTATCCCGGAGATGCTGAGGGCGAACATCAGGGCCGAACAGCAAGCGCAAGCCCAATACAGCCGTCATATTGAGGAGATCGCCGATCCCGAGGTGAAGAGCCTTCTTTCCCGGATCAATCTCCAGGAGGCTTACCACGAGTATCAGTTCAAGGAAATGCTGGAGGAAGCGGAGAAATCAGAGACCCCCGCCCCTGCGGCGCCCAGCCCGACTGGGTTGACCGTGGGCAGTCTGCTGGGGCGAGAGCAAGAATAG
- a CDS encoding 2-oxoacid:acceptor oxidoreductase family protein, translating into MKEIRIHARAGQGAITAAMLLAVAAFEEGKFALAFPHFGAERMGAPMNAFVRLDDKPIRVRSQIRQPDCILVQDPTLLLSFNVIEGLKPDGLAIINTEKEPEALKLQTSSRIVTVPASRIAQELLGRADRTNTAVLGAFAAAGGEIGLKALKASIRARFSGAAAEKNIQAAEQAYEYVKGAGVKV; encoded by the coding sequence ATGAAAGAGATTCGCATTCACGCTAGGGCCGGGCAGGGGGCCATCACGGCTGCTATGCTCCTGGCCGTAGCCGCCTTCGAGGAGGGTAAATTTGCCTTGGCCTTTCCCCACTTCGGGGCAGAGCGGATGGGGGCCCCTATGAATGCCTTCGTCCGTCTCGATGATAAACCCATTCGAGTGCGCAGCCAGATTCGCCAGCCAGATTGTATCCTGGTACAAGACCCTACTTTACTGCTTAGTTTTAATGTGATAGAGGGACTAAAGCCGGATGGCCTAGCCATCATCAATACAGAGAAGGAACCTGAGGCATTGAAATTGCAGACGTCCTCCAGGATAGTGACCGTACCAGCTTCAAGGATCGCTCAGGAGCTCCTGGGACGAGCGGATCGAACCAATACGGCGGTCTTGGGGGCCTTTGCCGCGGCCGGCGGAGAGATCGGACTGAAAGCGCTCAAGGCGAGCATTCGCGCCCGTTTCTCCGGTGCGGCCGCTGAAAAGAACATACAAGCGGCCGAACAGGCATATGAGTACGTGAAAGGTGCAGGAGTTAAAGTATGA
- a CDS encoding 4Fe-4S binding protein, with amino-acid sequence MRITIGAVAKPGSSRANKTGSWRTGTRPAFLQSRCTDCGLCILSCPEGIIFGQGKNTYYADLDYCKGCGICANICPVKDIVMVAEVK; translated from the coding sequence ATGAGGATCACTATTGGAGCAGTAGCCAAGCCCGGTTCAAGCCGGGCTAACAAGACAGGGAGCTGGCGTACGGGGACAAGACCCGCATTTCTTCAGAGTCGATGCACCGACTGTGGCCTATGTATATTGTCTTGCCCAGAGGGCATTATCTTTGGCCAGGGCAAGAACACCTACTACGCCGATTTGGATTACTGCAAAGGCTGCGGCATCTGTGCCAACATCTGTCCAGTTAAAGATATCGTGATGGTTGCGGAGGTGAAATGA
- the porA gene encoding pyruvate ferredoxin oxidoreductase, with protein sequence MVKKMIEGSRAIAEMVGLCRPQVIAAYPITPQTHIVEELSQLVANGELQAEYVNVESEFSAASVILGASATGVRTYTATTSQGLLLMIEVLYNIAGLRLPVVLGCANRAISAPINIWNDQQDSITARDTGWIQLYAESNQEAADLHLQAYRIAEDQRVLLPVMVCLDGYVLTHAYETVDLPSQEEVDAFLPPFRPLYRLDPANPLTFGTLADPSCYMETRYILQRTTGKALAVIEETATAFQKAFGRRSGGLIDCYKTEDAAIILVAMGSVVGTIKEAVDELRAAGQKVGVLKVITHRPFPKEAIYQALHGAEHVIVLEKAISLGNGGPLATEIKATFQERPQRVAISSVIAGLGGRDITVDSIKRAVAMARERVLDGEFLDLRADLEIEEVA encoded by the coding sequence ATGGTTAAGAAGATGATTGAGGGCTCACGAGCCATAGCCGAAATGGTAGGCCTCTGTCGGCCTCAGGTCATCGCCGCTTATCCCATCACACCCCAGACGCATATCGTAGAGGAACTCTCGCAGCTGGTTGCCAATGGAGAGCTTCAGGCAGAGTACGTCAACGTGGAGAGCGAGTTCTCAGCCGCCTCGGTGATCCTGGGGGCCAGTGCCACCGGGGTACGTACCTATACGGCCACCACCTCCCAAGGGCTATTGCTGATGATCGAGGTGCTCTACAACATCGCCGGACTGCGTCTCCCTGTTGTTCTGGGCTGTGCCAATCGCGCTATCTCTGCACCTATAAACATCTGGAATGATCAGCAGGATTCCATCACGGCGCGCGATACCGGTTGGATTCAGCTCTACGCTGAGAGTAACCAGGAAGCGGCAGACCTTCACCTGCAGGCCTATCGCATTGCCGAGGACCAGCGTGTACTCCTACCAGTGATGGTTTGTCTGGACGGATATGTCTTGACTCATGCCTATGAGACGGTAGATCTCCCCTCGCAAGAGGAGGTGGACGCCTTCTTACCCCCCTTCCGTCCGCTGTATCGCCTGGACCCGGCCAATCCCCTCACCTTTGGCACCCTGGCTGACCCCAGCTGCTATATGGAGACGCGCTATATTCTGCAGCGGACCACCGGGAAAGCCTTGGCGGTCATCGAGGAAACAGCCACCGCCTTCCAGAAGGCCTTTGGACGCCGCAGTGGTGGCTTGATCGACTGTTATAAGACGGAGGACGCCGCTATCATTCTCGTGGCGATGGGCTCTGTGGTCGGTACGATCAAAGAGGCTGTCGATGAGCTGCGTGCTGCTGGGCAAAAAGTGGGCGTATTAAAGGTCATTACCCATCGGCCCTTCCCTAAAGAAGCCATCTATCAGGCCTTGCACGGGGCAGAGCATGTGATTGTCCTGGAGAAGGCCATCTCCTTAGGTAACGGTGGCCCCTTGGCCACGGAGATCAAGGCTACTTTCCAGGAGCGTCCGCAGAGGGTGGCGATAAGCTCAGTCATCGCCGGCTTGGGTGGGCGCGATATAACCGTGGATAGTATCAAAAGGGCTGTGGCTATGGCTCGCGAGAGGGTCTTAGATGGTGAATTCCTTGATCTCCGAGCAGATTTGGAGATAGAAGAGGTAGCTTAA
- the porB gene encoding pyruvate synthase subunit PorB, protein MENDHLFAPGHTACTGCGQALGVRLVLKAAGRNVITTDATGCLEVFSSAYPYSAWEVPWIHSLFENSAAVASGIEVALKVTGRLEQIKVIAQGGDGGTADIGLQALSGMFERGHDVLYVCYDNEAYMNTGVQRSGLTPYAARTTTSPPGRLSWGNARPKKDLPAIAAAHHIPYVATASVGYPYDLDKKVKKALSLGGPKYIQLHVPCPLGWAHEAALTIEIAKLAVQTGLYPLFEMENGVLSAVKKIAKPKPVEEYLKLQGRFRHLFQKEGGAEEIKTIQGIADENIQRYRLVG, encoded by the coding sequence ATGGAGAACGATCATCTTTTTGCGCCGGGGCACACCGCCTGCACTGGTTGTGGGCAAGCCTTAGGGGTACGGCTGGTGCTCAAGGCCGCCGGACGCAACGTCATCACCACCGATGCCACCGGCTGCCTGGAGGTTTTCAGCTCGGCCTACCCCTATTCGGCCTGGGAGGTGCCCTGGATTCATTCCCTGTTTGAGAACTCGGCGGCTGTGGCCTCTGGGATAGAAGTGGCTTTGAAAGTGACCGGTCGTCTGGAACAGATCAAGGTTATTGCCCAAGGGGGCGATGGCGGTACGGCTGATATTGGCCTACAGGCACTCTCCGGCATGTTTGAGCGAGGACACGACGTGCTTTACGTCTGCTACGATAATGAGGCTTATATGAACACCGGGGTACAGCGCAGCGGCCTGACGCCCTACGCCGCGCGCACTACTACCAGTCCACCCGGCCGGCTCTCCTGGGGAAATGCTCGACCTAAAAAGGACCTGCCGGCCATCGCCGCCGCCCATCACATCCCCTATGTGGCTACCGCCTCGGTAGGCTATCCCTACGATCTCGATAAAAAGGTCAAGAAGGCCCTCTCCCTCGGTGGACCTAAATACATCCAGCTCCACGTGCCCTGTCCTTTGGGCTGGGCCCATGAGGCCGCATTGACCATCGAGATCGCCAAGCTGGCTGTGCAGACTGGGCTTTACCCGCTCTTTGAGATGGAGAACGGCGTGCTCAGCGCGGTCAAGAAGATCGCTAAACCGAAGCCGGTGGAGGAATACCTCAAGCTCCAGGGACGTTTTCGGCACCTCTTCCAGAAAGAGGGTGGGGCGGAGGAGATCAAGACTATTCAGGGAATCGCTGATGAGAATATCCAACGCTACAGACTCGTAGGCTGA
- a CDS encoding FprA family A-type flavoprotein, with product MEPVKMKDGLYWIGSLDPDLRTFDIIFRTERGTTYNSYLVRGTEKTAVIDTVKARFQEEFISKIKVLIDPREIDYIVLNHTEPDHSGALPKLLEAATSARLIISKPANHFVRNLFNRDLDPWVVGDGDTVDLGGRTLRFISAPFLHWPDTMFTYLVEDKILFPCDAFSCHFCDDRLYNDLVDDFSAYFRYYFNGIMRPFKEQVQKAVERIRGLEIEIVAPSHGPILRHNPWEYINRYAEWSRLPKPGAKKVLIFYVSIYGNTRAMAEEIARGASIDGVEVRLLDVTQIKPDQILDEVEAAAAIVIGSPTVCGDALPLIWELLSSLTTIRLRGKVGAAFGSYAWSGEAVPMIEERLKSLHFKVIEPGLKVTLAPTEDDRRRARELGRQIAESL from the coding sequence ATGGAACCAGTCAAAATGAAGGATGGTCTCTACTGGATCGGATCCTTGGATCCGGACCTGCGCACCTTCGATATCATTTTTCGCACCGAGCGCGGCACAACCTACAACTCTTACCTGGTAAGGGGCACAGAGAAAACAGCTGTAATCGATACCGTCAAGGCCCGTTTCCAAGAAGAATTCATATCCAAGATAAAGGTCTTGATCGATCCCCGAGAGATCGACTACATCGTCCTGAATCATACTGAACCAGACCACTCAGGGGCCCTTCCCAAGCTTCTGGAAGCGGCAACCTCGGCCCGCCTGATCATCTCTAAGCCGGCCAATCATTTTGTGCGGAATCTCTTCAATCGTGACCTCGACCCCTGGGTAGTCGGGGATGGGGATACCGTCGATCTGGGAGGAAGGACTCTGCGGTTCATCTCTGCCCCCTTTCTACACTGGCCAGACACGATGTTCACCTATCTGGTCGAGGATAAGATCCTTTTCCCCTGCGACGCCTTCAGCTGTCACTTCTGCGACGACAGGCTCTACAACGATCTGGTAGATGATTTCAGTGCCTATTTCCGTTATTACTTCAATGGCATTATGCGGCCGTTCAAAGAGCAGGTGCAAAAGGCAGTAGAAAGGATCAGGGGACTGGAGATCGAAATCGTCGCCCCTTCCCACGGCCCCATCTTGCGCCATAATCCCTGGGAATATATCAACCGCTATGCCGAATGGAGCCGCTTACCCAAGCCCGGGGCAAAGAAGGTCCTGATCTTCTACGTCAGCATCTATGGAAATACCAGGGCGATGGCTGAGGAGATCGCCAGGGGCGCCTCTATAGACGGGGTTGAAGTCAGGCTTCTGGATGTTACGCAGATCAAGCCGGACCAGATCCTGGATGAGGTGGAAGCGGCGGCGGCGATCGTCATTGGTTCACCTACTGTTTGTGGTGATGCCCTGCCGCTGATCTGGGAGCTTCTTTCCAGCCTGACCACCATCCGGCTGCGGGGCAAGGTTGGAGCGGCCTTCGGTTCTTACGCCTGGAGTGGGGAGGCCGTGCCAATGATCGAGGAAAGACTTAAAAGCCTGCACTTTAAGGTTATTGAACCGGGGCTCAAGGTCACCTTGGCCCCAACGGAGGATGATCGGCGTAGGGCCCGTGAGCTGGGACGGCAGATAGCCGAAAGCTTGTGA
- a CDS encoding bacteriocin family protein: MADYLMRDQAPLTAEQWEHIDKVVTEVAQRTLVGRRFIPIFGPLGVGIQVIPKPAFYGAEAGVEELSKEKEARAAKYIPLYTIQRDFVLHWRELETSKQLNMPLELGPAAASAAFCAQAEDNLIFNGNRGLGCEGLLNAEGRNLLPLSDWTATGNAFRDVVAATEKLLSAGFFGPYAAVLSPQLYAAIHKVYENTSVLEIEQVRKIITDGVYYSPSLLADSGLIVATGLQNMDLVIAQDLVTAFLETSNMDHRFRVLEILALRIKRPGAICVLEGGPA, translated from the coding sequence ATGGCAGATTATCTTATGCGGGATCAGGCGCCCCTTACTGCGGAACAGTGGGAGCATATCGACAAAGTAGTGACAGAAGTGGCCCAACGCACGCTGGTGGGCCGACGCTTCATCCCTATTTTCGGTCCTCTCGGCGTTGGAATACAGGTTATCCCCAAACCTGCCTTCTACGGCGCCGAGGCCGGCGTAGAGGAATTGTCGAAGGAAAAGGAAGCCAGAGCTGCAAAGTATATCCCTCTGTACACCATCCAAAGGGATTTTGTATTACACTGGAGGGAACTTGAGACCAGCAAGCAGCTCAATATGCCTTTAGAGCTGGGTCCGGCGGCTGCGTCTGCCGCCTTCTGTGCTCAAGCGGAGGATAACCTCATTTTCAATGGCAACCGTGGGCTTGGCTGCGAAGGACTGCTTAACGCCGAGGGGAGAAACTTGCTTCCCCTCAGTGACTGGACAGCGACAGGTAATGCCTTTCGGGATGTGGTGGCGGCCACAGAGAAGCTGCTATCGGCTGGCTTTTTTGGCCCTTACGCTGCGGTGTTGAGTCCACAACTATACGCCGCCATACATAAGGTCTATGAGAATACCAGTGTCCTGGAGATCGAACAGGTGCGCAAAATCATCACCGATGGCGTTTACTATTCACCATCCTTGCTGGCGGATAGTGGACTGATTGTAGCGACTGGTTTGCAGAATATGGACCTGGTCATTGCCCAAGATTTAGTTACCGCTTTCCTGGAGACCAGTAACATGGATCACCGCTTCCGGGTCCTGGAAATCCTGGCCCTGCGCATCAAGCGACCAGGCGCCATTTGTGTGTTGGAGGGTGGGCCAGCCTAA
- a CDS encoding DNA adenine methylase: MRKTTAYQQTIFPDLTAEFPSTRYQGSKAKLADWIGEQIADLGFMTCLDAFGGSGSVAYRLKQAGKRVTYNDLLRFNYYTGLALIENSRTRLSPEEVSWLLQRHPEITYPYFVRDNFHDIYFTDEENAWIDQAITNTRQLTDPYKFALAFFALCQACIIKRPYNLFHRKNLYIRFAEVVRSFGNKTTWDRPFDEWFRIFIGEANQAVFDNSQMNRALNLDAADVPGEYDLVYVDTPYISNRGVAVDYLCFYHFLEGLTMYDEWGKHIDHRSKHRRLMPRPSEWTDKNRIHAAFDRLFQRYQKSIIVVSYRSDGIPSESELASLLKQYKRNVRVEHFGQYKYVLSTNSESGEILLIGT, translated from the coding sequence ATGCGAAAAACCACAGCTTATCAACAAACAATTTTCCCAGACCTAACTGCCGAGTTTCCTTCCACCCGCTATCAGGGTAGCAAGGCGAAACTGGCGGACTGGATTGGGGAGCAAATCGCGGATTTGGGTTTTATGACCTGTTTGGACGCCTTTGGCGGTAGTGGTAGCGTCGCTTATCGTTTAAAGCAGGCAGGCAAGCGGGTTACATATAATGACTTGCTCCGCTTCAACTACTACACTGGACTGGCACTGATCGAGAACAGCCGAACCCGGCTCAGCCCTGAGGAGGTAAGCTGGCTTCTGCAGAGACACCCAGAGATCACGTATCCGTATTTTGTCCGTGACAATTTCCATGACATCTACTTCACTGATGAAGAGAATGCCTGGATTGACCAAGCGATTACCAACACTCGCCAACTCACCGATCCCTACAAGTTCGCGCTGGCGTTTTTCGCTCTGTGTCAAGCCTGCATTATCAAGCGACCCTACAACCTGTTTCATCGAAAAAACCTCTACATACGTTTCGCCGAAGTGGTGCGCTCGTTTGGAAACAAGACCACCTGGGATAGGCCCTTCGACGAGTGGTTTCGCATTTTCATCGGAGAAGCGAATCAAGCCGTCTTTGACAACAGCCAGATGAACCGTGCCTTGAACCTTGACGCTGCTGATGTGCCTGGCGAATATGACCTGGTATATGTAGATACGCCTTACATCTCCAACCGTGGCGTAGCTGTCGACTACTTGTGCTTTTATCACTTCTTAGAAGGATTGACGATGTACGATGAGTGGGGCAAGCATATAGATCACAGATCAAAGCATCGCCGCTTAATGCCACGACCGAGCGAATGGACTGACAAGAACCGAATTCATGCCGCCTTTGATCGCTTATTCCAACGATACCAGAAAAGCATCATTGTGGTTTCTTATCGAAGCGATGGTATCCCCTCCGAATCGGAGCTCGCGTCCCTTCTCAAGCAATATAAGCGCAATGTACGCGTCGAGCATTTTGGCCAGTATAAATACGTGTTATCTACCAATTCCGAGTCTGGAGAAATTCTCCTGATTGGGACATAG
- a CDS encoding restriction endonuclease, translated as MTMDDFRESLLAHFDIFRRTLATDTGDWVVKGFIDAYRNIYTISVDTKVVSKIIELMLFPVISRFAVEHNYRMVLSEHQNHYPDISFIAPDETKIALDLKSTYRTDRETVNGFTLGAFTGYFRQRKSTKNTTFPYEHYAAHFVLGIIYSRSDEAVDERRVYTLDDLRNIISVVKDFTFLCQEKWRIASDRPGSGNTKNIGSFKDIQALVEGNGPFAPYGQEVFDDYWMNFMTEDMARAIDSDVHYRNLEEYWEWRDRVARRR; from the coding sequence ATGACCATGGACGATTTCAGGGAGAGCCTGTTAGCACACTTTGACATATTCAGACGCACCCTTGCCACAGACACTGGCGACTGGGTTGTCAAAGGATTCATTGATGCGTACCGAAACATCTATACCATCTCGGTAGATACAAAAGTCGTCTCCAAGATCATCGAGCTGATGCTTTTTCCGGTCATCTCACGGTTTGCTGTAGAGCACAACTACAGAATGGTGCTCAGTGAGCATCAAAATCATTATCCCGACATCAGTTTCATAGCGCCAGATGAGACAAAGATCGCCCTTGACCTTAAAAGCACGTATCGAACGGATAGAGAAACGGTAAACGGCTTTACGCTGGGCGCCTTCACCGGGTACTTTCGGCAGCGCAAATCCACCAAGAATACCACCTTCCCGTATGAACATTACGCTGCGCACTTTGTTCTGGGCATCATCTATAGCCGTAGCGACGAGGCTGTTGATGAACGCCGTGTTTATACGCTGGATGATCTGCGGAACATCATATCGGTGGTCAAGGATTTCACCTTTCTGTGTCAAGAGAAATGGCGAATTGCCAGCGATCGACCTGGAAGCGGAAATACTAAGAACATCGGTTCATTCAAAGATATCCAAGCCTTGGTTGAAGGCAATGGCCCGTTTGCCCCTTATGGGCAAGAAGTGTTCGACGATTACTGGATGAACTTCATGACGGAAGACATGGCGCGGGCCATCGACTCGGATGTCCATTATCGGAATCTTGAAGAATATTGGGAGTGGCGTGATCGTGTTGCTCGGAGAAGATAG
- a CDS encoding HEPN domain-containing protein codes for MDKSKRRMIEGWIDKASTQLRAAKEHLKSYTRYSESIQASQECIELSVKSTLSLLDVEYPPSHGWNREQFTGIAKQIQERRLLDRLAAQNLGYIRLPRLLFLANFWAQFYLPAKYGFEVEYLAPAQDLFDKNEADLAVQHAEECYRVASQLRNLSGDGLAGIVSQPEDLAH; via the coding sequence ATGGACAAGAGCAAGCGTAGAATGATTGAAGGGTGGATTGACAAAGCTTCGACTCAACTGCGAGCAGCTAAAGAGCATCTGAAGTCTTATACTCGGTATTCAGAATCCATACAAGCGTCCCAGGAATGCATCGAGCTTTCGGTCAAATCAACCCTCTCCCTGCTGGATGTTGAATACCCTCCAAGCCATGGCTGGAATAGGGAGCAATTCACTGGAATCGCAAAGCAGATCCAAGAGAGACGGCTCCTGGATAGACTCGCCGCGCAGAACTTGGGCTATATCCGCTTGCCGAGACTCTTGTTTCTGGCGAACTTCTGGGCCCAGTTCTACTTGCCAGCCAAGTACGGCTTCGAGGTTGAGTATCTGGCGCCAGCTCAGGATTTGTTTGACAAAAATGAAGCTGACCTTGCTGTGCAACATGCTGAGGAATGTTACAGGGTTGCATCACAACTCAGGAACCTTAGCGGAGACGGACTGGCCGGCATCGTTTCGCAACCTGAGGACTTGGCTCACTAG